GTTCTTTGGGTAGCTCTTCGCCCATTGGTGACCATAAAATTGCCCCATCCGGGAGAGGATATACTTTCCTTAAAGTGGTTAAGCAATAGGTCGCTTGACTGTTTTGTGCCCATGGCCCGATTGGATCATGACAATGATCTTCGATAATGTCGCAACCGGTGTCAGCGGGGGAAAGAATGGCTTCAGTTCCCCTCCAGCCAAAGTAATTTAACCTGAAGAGTACGTCAGAAGAAGAAAGAGTACCCTCAGGTAAACCGGGAGAATTGAGCAGAGGATTATCCTGGTAATACTCAATCGCCAGACCACTATCTGCGATGGCAGCAATAACGTCAGTAATTAAATAGGTGGGGACCCATATCTTTTGCCAACTGCGTGTGTCTTGGCCGTAATTTAGAATTGTTCGAATCGCGGAGCAGCCCGTACCATGTAGCCTTGAGTGTGGGAAAATTTCCTGTATGGTGCCTGCCCCACCTAGAGACTGTAACTCTAAGGTTGATTGCCAATGTAGTTCGCTGCCATATTCCCATCGAATCTGATTAGTATTTTTATTCATGATCTACGAATTTATAGGTCGATATAGGTAAATACCGGGCCATTAGCTGCATGATTTATCACTACTCTTCAATGCATCGGTGTGCTTGCACTTGCATCGATATTTCAACAGATACGATACAGTTGGATTTCCTATAATCTTCGCGTAATGCGATAGCTGTGAATGTAAATCTTGAACAGTATATTTTTGGGGAGGATTATGGCGACTTTAAAGAAAATAGAAAAAGTAAAATTCTTAGGCGAAATACATCAGAAAGAAGATGTTAGTGCTATTGCATATTTTGAAGATTATATGCTGGTCGGGTCTGATGAAAGTCAAAATATCATTAACCTGCTGAAGAGAGAAGATCAAGACTTTAGCTTAGTGTTGGATATTCCTTTATCTCTTGATCATGCGGAAGATGGAGAAATAGATATCGAGGGAATGTCTATTGATGAAGATGGGACACTATATGTGATTGGGTCTCATTCATCGAAGCGAAAAACAATCAAGGCATCAAAAACCTATTTAGCTAACCATCAACGATTGGCAACGGTGATAGCGGAAACGAGAAAAAATACAATCTTTAAATTGAAGTTAGATCCAAAGACAGGTCAGGTTTTAAAGCGAGACGCGAATACTCAACTCAAGACAGTCTTAGAGAAAAATATTATTCTCAATCGCTTTCTCAATATCCCCAGTAAAGAGAACGGAATTGATATAGAAGGATTAGCCATTTACCAAGAAAAGCTCTATTTGGGTTTCCGAGGACCGGTTCTACGAGGCAACTATGTTCCCGTAATGGTCACTGAGTTTGATGATTTGCTGGATTATGAATTGCGGTATGTCCAATTAGATGGGAATGGTATTCGGGATATCACTAGAGTACAGGATGGTTTTCTCTTGATTGCAGGCCCGGTAGGCGATGGTCGGGGGGCTTATCAACTGTATTTTTGGAATGGCGAAGATACTATTCCTGGAGAAGACAGGCCAGATACATCTGATTATTGCCAACTCATTGGTGAGATCCCCTTGCCTAAAAAATATCCAGAAGCCAAAGCAGAAGGCATTACTGTTCTTGAAAATAAGGGCAAAAAAGTGACTGCCATGATTGTTTATGATGGGGCACCTCAGGGAGCTCCGACTTTATTTAAGCTGGAATTGTGATACTGCAATCGAGTCGGCAGTCAAAAAAATAGGCATTGGTGAGACAGGCTAGATGAGCAATACAGAATTAAGCACATGGCAATTCTGGATTGATCGGGGAGGAACCTTTACGGATATTGTGGCCCAAAGGCCTGACGGCTGCATCGTTCTCCATAAACTACTATCAGAAAACCCAGGCTGGTATCCT
The Acaryochloris marina S15 genome window above contains:
- a CDS encoding DUF3616 domain-containing protein, translated to MATLKKIEKVKFLGEIHQKEDVSAIAYFEDYMLVGSDESQNIINLLKREDQDFSLVLDIPLSLDHAEDGEIDIEGMSIDEDGTLYVIGSHSSKRKTIKASKTYLANHQRLATVIAETRKNTIFKLKLDPKTGQVLKRDANTQLKTVLEKNIILNRFLNIPSKENGIDIEGLAIYQEKLYLGFRGPVLRGNYVPVMVTEFDDLLDYELRYVQLDGNGIRDITRVQDGFLLIAGPVGDGRGAYQLYFWNGEDTIPGEDRPDTSDYCQLIGEIPLPKKYPEAKAEGITVLENKGKKVTAMIVYDGAPQGAPTLFKLEL